The following are encoded in a window of Pseudomonas graminis genomic DNA:
- the rho gene encoding transcription termination factor Rho gives MNLTELKQKPITDLLEMAEQMGIENMARSRKQDVIFSLLKKHAKSGEEISGDGVLEILQDGFGFLRSADASYLAGPDDIYVSPSQIRRFNLRTGDTIVGKIRPPKEGERYFALLKVDTINFDRPENAKNKILFENLTPLFPTIRMKMEAGNGSTEDLTGRVIDLCAPIGKGQRGLIVAPPKAGKTIMLQNIASNITRNNPEVHLIVLLIDERPEEVTEMQRTVRGEVVASTFDEPPTRHVQVAEMVIEKAKRLVEHKKDVVILLDSITRLARAYNTVIPSSGKVLTGGVDAHALEKPKRFFGAARNIEEGGSLTIIATALVETGSKMDEVIYEEFKGTGNMELPLDRKIAEKRVFPAININRSGTRREELLTADDELQRMWILRKLLHPMDEVAAIEFLIDKLKQTKTNDEFFLSMKRK, from the coding sequence ATGAACCTGACTGAACTCAAGCAAAAGCCTATTACCGATCTGCTCGAAATGGCCGAACAGATGGGCATAGAAAATATGGCCCGTTCGCGCAAGCAGGACGTGATTTTCTCCCTGCTGAAGAAGCACGCGAAAAGCGGCGAGGAAATCTCGGGTGACGGCGTGCTGGAGATCCTCCAGGATGGCTTCGGCTTCCTTCGTTCTGCAGACGCCTCCTATCTCGCCGGCCCAGACGACATTTACGTCTCGCCCAGCCAGATCCGCCGCTTCAACCTGCGCACGGGCGACACCATTGTCGGCAAGATCCGTCCGCCGAAGGAAGGCGAGCGTTACTTCGCACTGCTCAAGGTCGACACCATCAACTTCGACCGTCCGGAAAACGCGAAGAACAAGATCCTGTTCGAAAACCTGACGCCGCTGTTCCCGACCATTCGCATGAAGATGGAAGCCGGTAACGGTTCCACGGAAGACCTCACCGGTCGCGTCATCGATCTGTGTGCCCCGATCGGTAAAGGTCAGCGCGGCCTGATCGTTGCTCCGCCAAAAGCGGGCAAGACCATCATGCTGCAGAACATTGCGTCGAACATCACGCGCAACAACCCTGAGGTCCATCTGATCGTTCTGTTGATCGATGAGCGTCCGGAAGAAGTTACCGAAATGCAGCGCACCGTGCGCGGCGAAGTGGTTGCGTCCACCTTCGACGAGCCACCGACCCGTCACGTGCAGGTCGCCGAAATGGTGATCGAAAAGGCCAAGCGCCTGGTCGAGCACAAGAAAGACGTGGTCATCCTGCTCGACTCCATTACCCGTCTGGCTCGCGCCTACAACACTGTCATTCCGAGCTCCGGCAAGGTCCTGACCGGTGGTGTCGATGCACACGCCCTTGAGAAGCCAAAGCGTTTCTTCGGTGCGGCACGTAACATCGAAGAAGGCGGCTCGCTGACCATCATCGCCACCGCGCTGGTTGAAACCGGCTCGAAGATGGACGAAGTGATCTACGAAGAATTCAAAGGCACCGGCAACATGGAGCTGCCTCTGGATCGCAAGATCGCAGAGAAACGCGTCTTCCCGGCCATCAACATCAACCGCTCCGGCACACGCCGCGAAGAGTTGCTGACGGCCGACGACGAGCTGCAGCGCATGTGGATTCTGCGCAAGCTGCTGCATCCCATGGATGAAGTCGCAGCCATCGAGTTCTTGATCGACAAGCTGAAACAGACCAAGACCAACGATGAGTTCTTCCTGTCGATGAAGCGCAAGTAA
- a CDS encoding amino acid ABC transporter ATP-binding protein has translation MPLLRISALHKYYGDHHVLKGIDLSVEEGQVVAIIGRSGSGKSTLLRTLNGLESINDGVIEVDGEYLDAARADLRSLRQKVGMVFQQFNLFPHLTVGENVMLAPQVVKKVSKAEATRLAKEMLNRVGLGEKFDAFPDRLSGGQQQRVAIARALAMSPKVLLCDEITSALDPELVNEVLAVVRELAKDGMTLIMVTHEMRFAREVGDKLVFMHQGKVHEVGDPKELMANPKTPELANFIGSVEQA, from the coding sequence ATGCCTCTGCTTAGAATTTCCGCCCTGCACAAGTATTACGGCGACCACCACGTGCTCAAGGGCATCGACCTCAGCGTCGAGGAAGGCCAGGTCGTGGCGATCATCGGGCGCAGCGGTTCCGGCAAAAGCACGCTGCTACGCACGCTCAACGGACTGGAGTCGATCAATGACGGCGTGATCGAGGTCGACGGCGAATACCTCGACGCCGCGCGAGCTGACCTGCGCAGCCTCAGACAGAAAGTCGGCATGGTCTTCCAGCAATTCAACCTGTTCCCGCACCTGACGGTGGGCGAGAACGTGATGCTCGCGCCCCAAGTGGTGAAGAAGGTCTCCAAAGCCGAAGCGACCAGGCTGGCAAAGGAAATGCTGAATCGCGTGGGCCTGGGCGAGAAATTCGACGCGTTTCCGGACCGGTTGTCTGGCGGTCAGCAACAGCGCGTGGCGATTGCCCGTGCGCTGGCGATGTCGCCCAAAGTGCTGCTGTGCGACGAAATCACCTCGGCACTCGACCCGGAGCTGGTCAACGAAGTCCTTGCCGTCGTTCGCGAGCTGGCCAAAGACGGCATGACGCTGATCATGGTGACCCACGAAATGCGCTTCGCCCGTGAAGTGGGCGACAAGCTGGTGTTCATGCATCAGGGCAAGGTGCATGAAGTGGGCGACCCGAAAGAATTGATGGCCAACCCGAAGACGCCCGAGCTGGCGAATTTTATTGGCTCAGTCGAGCAGGCTTGA
- a CDS encoding CDP-6-deoxy-delta-3,4-glucoseen reductase → MRVTLQPSGAVIETLPGERILDAAQRLGYECPQSCRNGNCHICSALLVEGSVEQAGEIRNHGEIYTCLAVPQEDCVVLWDSVLALGELPVRTFACQVSECVEVGGDVWRVMLRAPAGKPPRYHAGQYLMIHRDDGEKSAFSMASAPESGRDLEFHVLAREASAQNLIKQLQRDGMARVDLPFGDTHLGELPDGPLVLIAAGTGMGQMHSLIEHCRSKGFPYPVHVYWGMRRPEDFYQLKHWDEWQTLPNLFLHKVVSDLCGWEGRCGMLHEAVCEDFSDLKSLYVYASGSPAMVYSTLDALVLAGMDAHQMRADVFAYAPRP, encoded by the coding sequence ATGCGTGTAACCTTGCAGCCATCGGGCGCGGTCATCGAGACATTGCCAGGCGAGCGGATCCTCGACGCCGCTCAACGTCTGGGCTACGAATGCCCTCAGAGCTGTCGCAACGGCAATTGTCACATCTGTTCCGCGCTGCTGGTTGAAGGCAGCGTCGAGCAGGCCGGAGAGATCCGCAACCACGGCGAAATCTATACGTGCCTGGCGGTGCCGCAGGAAGACTGCGTCGTGCTGTGGGACAGCGTTCTGGCGCTCGGTGAGCTGCCGGTGCGCACCTTTGCCTGCCAGGTCAGCGAGTGTGTAGAAGTGGGCGGCGATGTCTGGCGCGTCATGCTCAGAGCGCCTGCAGGCAAGCCGCCGCGTTATCACGCCGGCCAGTACCTGATGATCCATCGGGACGACGGAGAGAAATCCGCATTTTCCATGGCCTCAGCGCCGGAAAGCGGGCGAGATCTGGAATTTCACGTGCTCGCCCGTGAGGCGAGTGCGCAAAATCTGATCAAGCAGCTGCAGCGCGATGGCATGGCGCGGGTTGACCTGCCCTTCGGTGATACTCACTTGGGCGAATTGCCCGATGGTCCGCTGGTATTGATCGCGGCAGGCACCGGTATGGGGCAGATGCACAGCCTGATCGAGCATTGCCGCTCCAAAGGCTTTCCGTATCCGGTGCATGTGTATTGGGGAATGCGCCGTCCGGAAGATTTTTACCAGCTCAAGCACTGGGATGAATGGCAGACGCTGCCCAACCTGTTCCTGCACAAAGTTGTCAGTGACCTGTGCGGTTGGGAAGGGCGCTGCGGCATGCTGCACGAGGCGGTCTGCGAGGACTTCAGCGATCTGAAGTCCCTTTATGTGTACGCCAGCGGTTCACCAGCGATGGTCTATTCGACCCTGGATGCGCTGGTGCTGGCCGGCATGGACGCGCATCAAATGCGTGCCGATGTCTTCGCTTATGCGCCGAGACCCTGA
- the trxA gene encoding thioredoxin TrxA encodes MSNDLIKHVSDASFEADVLKASGPVLVDYWAEWCGPCKMIAPVLDDIATTYEGKLTIAKLNIDDNQETPSKHGVRGIPTLMLFKDGQVAATKVGALSKSQLQAFLDANI; translated from the coding sequence ATGAGTAACGACCTGATCAAACACGTCAGCGACGCGAGCTTCGAAGCCGATGTCCTGAAGGCCAGCGGCCCTGTACTGGTCGATTACTGGGCTGAATGGTGTGGCCCGTGCAAGATGATTGCTCCGGTTCTGGACGACATCGCTACTACCTACGAAGGCAAGCTGACCATTGCCAAGCTCAACATCGATGACAACCAGGAAACCCCAAGCAAGCACGGCGTTCGTGGTATCCCGACGCTGATGCTGTTCAAGGACGGTCAAGTTGCGGCGACCAAGGTCGGCGCACTGTCCAAGTCACAGTTGCAGGCGTTCCTCGACGCCAATATCTGA
- a CDS encoding amino acid ABC transporter permease — protein MMDFTLWDVVRNLLTGLQWTLALSLVAFIGGGVIGLLVMTLRISEKAAPRRLARCYIELFQGTPLLMQLFLVFFGVALMGIDISPWLAAALALTLFTSAYLAEIWRGCVESISNGQWEASASLALTPFEQLRYVILPQALRIAVAPTVGFSVQVVKGTAVTSIIGFTELTKTGGMLANATFQPFMVYGFVALGYFLLCYPLSLSARYLERRLHASA, from the coding sequence CTGATGGATTTCACCCTATGGGACGTCGTGCGCAACTTGCTGACCGGGCTGCAATGGACGCTGGCATTGTCGCTGGTGGCGTTCATCGGCGGCGGTGTGATCGGGTTGCTGGTGATGACCCTGCGCATCTCCGAAAAAGCGGCCCCGCGCAGGCTGGCACGTTGCTACATCGAGCTGTTTCAAGGCACGCCGCTGTTGATGCAGCTGTTTTTGGTGTTCTTCGGCGTGGCGCTGATGGGCATCGATATTTCGCCCTGGCTGGCGGCGGCGCTGGCGTTGACATTGTTCACCAGCGCCTATCTGGCTGAAATCTGGCGGGGGTGCGTGGAGTCGATCTCCAACGGCCAGTGGGAAGCTTCCGCCAGCCTGGCGCTGACGCCTTTCGAGCAACTGCGTTATGTGATTCTGCCGCAGGCGTTGCGCATCGCGGTGGCGCCGACGGTGGGGTTCTCGGTGCAGGTGGTCAAAGGCACAGCGGTGACTTCGATCATCGGCTTTACCGAGCTGACCAAAACCGGCGGCATGCTCGCCAATGCCACGTTCCAGCCCTTCATGGTCTACGGCTTCGTCGCCTTGGGCTACTTCCTGCTTTGCTATCCGTTGTCGCTCAGCGCGCGCTACCTGGAAAGGAGACTTCATGCCTCTGCTTAG
- a CDS encoding FadR/GntR family transcriptional regulator gives MHPSPVAVPEAAFQAIRKLIAEQGYVPGDSLPSQRDLAIRLGVSRASLREALSSLSALGMVSVQPGKGVFVQAVSEPQRSTSGFSWPYAAHASPAETFQLRYALEGFAAGLAAVTLTADERDVLEDNVEAMRLELKAGDFDCAARLDFDFHRRILVASGNQAILGIITASADIFLESQKLPFIRAGRAMETWQEHRKILRALARNASGPAQKAMQEHIRGAALRTGIVFVAPSG, from the coding sequence ATGCATCCGAGCCCTGTAGCAGTGCCTGAAGCCGCCTTCCAGGCGATCCGCAAATTGATCGCCGAGCAAGGCTATGTCCCCGGCGACAGCCTGCCATCCCAGCGGGATCTGGCAATTCGTCTGGGCGTCAGTCGCGCTTCGTTGCGTGAGGCGTTGTCGTCACTGAGCGCTTTGGGGATGGTCAGTGTTCAGCCCGGCAAAGGTGTTTTCGTGCAGGCGGTTTCTGAACCACAACGGAGCACGAGTGGATTTTCCTGGCCGTATGCAGCGCACGCCTCGCCCGCAGAGACTTTCCAGTTGCGCTATGCGCTGGAAGGGTTTGCCGCCGGGCTTGCAGCGGTCACGCTGACAGCCGACGAGCGCGATGTGCTGGAAGACAACGTCGAGGCCATGCGCCTTGAACTCAAGGCAGGGGATTTTGACTGCGCGGCCCGGCTGGACTTTGATTTCCACCGGCGCATCCTCGTCGCCAGTGGCAATCAGGCCATTCTGGGGATCATCACCGCCAGCGCCGACATTTTTCTGGAGAGCCAGAAGCTTCCTTTTATTCGGGCGGGCAGGGCGATGGAGACTTGGCAGGAGCACCGCAAGATCCTGCGGGCGCTGGCGCGAAACGCGTCTGGCCCGGCTCAGAAGGCCATGCAAGAGCACATTCGGGGCGCGGCGTTACGCACCGGCATCGTGTTCGTCGCTCCCTCCGGCTGA
- a CDS encoding gamma-glutamylcyclotransferase yields MGNQINILAEAVHDGLGLSYPPVIDLGPKLTREQLLASIHATMSRHQGGPIWLFAYGSLIWRPECSAVERQRGRVHGYHRGLYLWSHEHRGTPEQPGLVFGLDRGGSCSGFAYRLPEDNIDESLLALWQREMPFPSYRPHWLNCRLEDGTKVQALGFVLERHLPSYAGNLPDSVLTQVLANASGRYGTTWEYVEQTIHALRTHAMPDLSLEARFKRCRPVLLAI; encoded by the coding sequence ATGGGTAATCAAATCAATATCCTGGCGGAAGCTGTCCATGACGGCTTGGGGTTGTCCTACCCGCCGGTCATCGATCTTGGGCCGAAGCTCACCCGGGAACAGCTTCTTGCCTCCATCCACGCCACGATGAGTCGTCACCAGGGCGGCCCGATCTGGTTATTCGCGTACGGATCATTGATCTGGCGGCCCGAGTGCAGCGCCGTCGAGCGTCAGCGCGGTCGGGTCCACGGCTATCACCGCGGTCTCTATCTCTGGTCCCACGAACACCGGGGCACGCCCGAGCAGCCAGGGCTGGTCTTCGGTCTCGACCGCGGCGGCTCCTGCAGCGGCTTCGCGTACCGTTTGCCCGAAGACAATATCGACGAGTCCCTGCTGGCGTTGTGGCAGAGAGAAATGCCGTTCCCGTCCTATCGCCCACACTGGCTCAACTGCCGACTTGAAGACGGCACCAAGGTGCAGGCTTTGGGGTTTGTGCTGGAGCGGCATCTGCCCAGTTACGCCGGCAACCTGCCAGACAGCGTGCTCACCCAGGTGCTGGCCAATGCCAGCGGGCGGTACGGGACCACGTGGGAATATGTCGAGCAAACTATCCACGCGCTGCGCACCCACGCCATGCCGGACCTGAGCCTGGAGGCGCGATTCAAGCGCTGCAGGCCGGTGTTGTTGGCGATATAG
- a CDS encoding acyltransferase family protein, producing MHTFGNRRDIDGLRALAVVPVLLFHFGLGLNGGFVGVDVFFVISGFLITSIIFREISAGRFSFVDFWARRARRIVPAVTVVVLATLAFGWILLTPKDYAELGREVRYQSMFMSNLLFMRQDGYFDSASDFKPLLHTWSLAVEEQYYIFFPLLMVLATRYVRHWRWLLLGLLVLSFGLNIWAMKHKPEAAFFLLPMRAWELLCGAMLAVAPTPKDRLPSWLYQAISLSGFAAVVLAMLSFDKTTQFPGWAALLPVLGTTAMIWANGHPASWVGRFLSIKPLVAIGLISYSLYLWHWPIHVYANAISADGISDPEAIGWILLAAVLAWLSWRFVELPFRERRVLAGRKPILIGGLLTLAVLALMGQAVRSNEGVPQRLSGQALQYAQSREWGAGQMDCFLLGSKKSKDLDKLCRAGGSTDAAPSHLIWGDSHAAALWPGVRSAAEQAHVPVWLASMSGCAPLVSTATSKRCQDFNALNVERVRAQKIPDVTLAARWSLYIYGLEDGNKSNVLRKHESIPRNEAYFAEALKAQIAELRAAGAQVWLFKEVPQQRKGSIERLSSLARVGLSAAQVGRPAAELDARQAFINQLFATLSEADPGVHLIDPEPLLCEGGLCRAEVDGHSLYKDEDHLSDLGGEKMQPLFIPVFRATPRI from the coding sequence ATGCACACGTTTGGCAATCGCCGTGATATCGATGGGCTGCGAGCCTTGGCCGTGGTCCCGGTGCTGTTGTTTCACTTCGGTCTTGGCCTGAACGGTGGGTTCGTCGGCGTCGACGTGTTTTTCGTCATCTCCGGCTTCCTGATCACGTCCATCATCTTCCGCGAGATCAGCGCAGGACGCTTCAGCTTCGTCGACTTCTGGGCCCGTCGCGCGCGGCGTATCGTCCCCGCCGTGACCGTTGTCGTGCTGGCCACGTTGGCGTTTGGCTGGATATTGCTGACGCCCAAGGACTACGCCGAGCTGGGCCGGGAGGTGCGCTATCAGTCGATGTTCATGTCCAACCTGCTGTTCATGCGCCAGGACGGCTACTTCGATTCCGCTTCAGACTTCAAACCACTCCTTCACACCTGGTCGCTGGCGGTGGAAGAGCAGTACTACATTTTCTTTCCATTGCTGATGGTTCTGGCGACGCGGTACGTACGGCATTGGCGCTGGTTGCTGCTTGGCTTGCTGGTGCTGTCCTTCGGGCTGAACATCTGGGCGATGAAGCACAAACCCGAAGCCGCGTTCTTTCTGCTGCCGATGCGTGCATGGGAGCTGCTGTGCGGGGCGATGCTGGCCGTCGCGCCGACGCCCAAAGACCGGCTGCCGAGCTGGCTTTATCAAGCGATCAGCCTGAGCGGTTTTGCTGCAGTGGTGCTGGCGATGCTGAGCTTTGACAAAACCACTCAATTCCCCGGCTGGGCGGCGCTGCTGCCGGTGCTGGGCACGACCGCGATGATCTGGGCCAACGGTCATCCCGCGTCATGGGTAGGGCGCTTCCTGAGTATCAAACCGTTGGTGGCGATCGGGCTTATTTCCTACTCGCTGTACCTGTGGCACTGGCCTATTCATGTCTACGCCAACGCCATTTCCGCCGACGGTATTTCCGATCCGGAAGCGATCGGCTGGATCCTGCTGGCGGCTGTGCTTGCCTGGCTGAGCTGGCGGTTCGTCGAGCTCCCATTCCGTGAGCGCCGCGTATTGGCCGGCCGCAAGCCGATACTGATTGGCGGCCTGCTGACCTTGGCCGTGCTGGCGCTGATGGGGCAGGCGGTGCGCTCCAATGAAGGCGTGCCGCAACGCCTGTCCGGCCAGGCCCTGCAATATGCGCAGTCGCGGGAGTGGGGCGCCGGGCAGATGGACTGCTTCCTGCTGGGATCAAAGAAAAGCAAAGACCTGGACAAGCTCTGTCGAGCGGGGGGCAGCACGGACGCCGCGCCGTCCCATCTGATCTGGGGCGACAGTCATGCAGCGGCCTTGTGGCCTGGGGTCAGAAGTGCGGCCGAGCAAGCCCACGTGCCTGTCTGGCTGGCGAGCATGAGCGGATGCGCGCCGCTTGTCAGCACTGCAACAAGCAAACGTTGTCAGGACTTCAACGCCCTGAACGTCGAGCGCGTTCGAGCACAGAAAATCCCTGACGTGACGCTGGCCGCACGCTGGAGTTTGTATATCTACGGCCTGGAAGACGGCAACAAGAGCAACGTGCTGCGGAAACACGAATCCATTCCCCGAAACGAAGCGTATTTCGCCGAGGCTTTGAAAGCGCAGATCGCTGAATTGCGGGCTGCCGGCGCGCAGGTCTGGTTGTTCAAGGAGGTGCCGCAGCAGCGCAAGGGATCCATCGAAAGATTGAGCAGTCTGGCGCGGGTTGGGCTCTCCGCTGCACAGGTTGGGCGGCCGGCAGCGGAGCTCGATGCGCGGCAAGCGTTCATCAATCAGCTGTTTGCCACCCTTAGCGAAGCGGATCCGGGCGTTCACCTGATTGATCCAGAGCCGCTGCTGTGTGAGGGCGGCCTTTGCCGTGCCGAAGTCGACGGGCATTCTCTGTACAAGGACGAAGATCACCTGTCGGATCTGGGCGGCGAGAAGATGCAGCCGCTGTTCATACCGGTATTCCGCGCAACACCGCGCATTTGA
- the ubiD gene encoding 4-hydroxy-3-polyprenylbenzoate decarboxylase — protein sequence MKFKDLRDFVQQLEQRGELKRIQVPISPVLEMTEICDRTLRAKGPALLFEKPTGFDIPVLGNLFGTPERVAMGMGAESVSELREIGKLLAFLKEPEPPKGLKDAWSKLPIFRKVIAMAPKVVKDAPCQEIVIEGDDVDLGMLPVQTCWPGDVGPLITWGLTVTRGPNKERQNLGIYRQQVIGRNKVIMRWLSHRGGALDFKDWCDKHPGQPFPVSVALGADPATILGAVTPVPDSLSEYAFAGLLRGNRTELIKCRGNDLQVPASAEIVLEGVIHPGEMADEGPYGDHTGYYNEVDSFPVFTVERITHRIKPIYHSTYTGRPPDEPAILGVALNEVFVPILQKQFPEIVDFYLPPEGCSYRMAVVTIKKQYPGHAKRVMLGVWSFLRQFMYTKFVIVTDDDINARDWNDVIWAITTRMDPKRDTVMIDNTPIDYLDFASPVSGLGSKMGLDATHKWPGETTREWGRAIVKDEAVTRRIDEIWTQLGID from the coding sequence ATGAAATTCAAGGATCTACGGGATTTCGTGCAGCAGCTTGAGCAGCGCGGAGAGTTGAAACGCATTCAGGTACCCATTTCCCCTGTACTGGAAATGACCGAAATCTGCGACCGGACCCTGCGCGCCAAGGGGCCGGCACTGCTGTTCGAAAAACCGACGGGTTTCGACATTCCAGTGCTCGGCAATCTGTTCGGCACACCTGAGCGCGTCGCCATGGGCATGGGCGCCGAATCGGTGTCCGAGCTACGGGAAATCGGCAAGCTGCTGGCGTTCCTCAAAGAGCCCGAGCCACCCAAGGGCTTGAAAGACGCCTGGTCCAAGCTGCCTATCTTCAGAAAAGTCATCGCCATGGCGCCGAAAGTCGTCAAGGACGCCCCGTGTCAGGAAATCGTGATCGAGGGCGACGACGTCGACCTTGGCATGCTGCCTGTGCAAACCTGCTGGCCCGGCGATGTCGGCCCGCTGATCACGTGGGGCCTGACGGTCACTCGCGGGCCCAATAAAGAACGGCAGAATCTGGGCATCTACCGCCAGCAGGTGATTGGCCGCAACAAGGTGATCATGCGCTGGCTCAGCCATCGTGGCGGTGCGCTGGACTTCAAGGACTGGTGCGACAAGCACCCGGGTCAGCCATTCCCGGTGTCCGTGGCCTTGGGCGCTGACCCCGCCACCATTCTCGGCGCCGTCACGCCAGTGCCTGACAGCCTCTCCGAGTACGCATTCGCCGGCCTGCTGCGTGGCAACCGTACCGAGCTGATCAAGTGCCGTGGCAACGACCTCCAGGTCCCGGCCAGTGCAGAGATCGTCCTCGAAGGCGTTATTCATCCCGGCGAAATGGCCGATGAAGGCCCGTACGGCGATCACACCGGCTATTACAACGAGGTCGACAGCTTCCCGGTCTTCACGGTCGAGCGGATCACCCACCGCATCAAGCCGATTTACCACAGCACCTACACAGGCCGGCCGCCTGACGAGCCCGCGATTTTGGGTGTCGCGCTGAATGAAGTGTTCGTGCCGATCCTGCAGAAGCAGTTCCCGGAGATCGTCGACTTCTACCTGCCGCCCGAGGGTTGCTCGTACCGCATGGCGGTCGTCACGATCAAGAAGCAGTACCCCGGCCATGCGAAGCGCGTGATGTTGGGCGTCTGGTCGTTTTTGCGACAGTTCATGTACACCAAGTTCGTTATCGTCACCGACGACGACATCAATGCCCGTGACTGGAATGACGTCATCTGGGCGATCACCACGCGCATGGACCCCAAGCGCGACACGGTGATGATCGACAACACGCCAATCGACTACCTCGATTTCGCCTCGCCGGTCTCAGGTCTCGGCTCGAAAATGGGGCTCGATGCCACCCATAAGTGGCCGGGCGAAACCACCCGTGAATGGGGTCGCGCTATCGTCAAGGACGAAGCGGTGACCCGCCGGATCGATGAAATCTGGACTCAGCTGGGAATTGATTGA
- a CDS encoding amino acid ABC transporter permease: MAYQFDFIPVLQNTDLLLRGALFTLELTAIGTLLGVSLGIVGAVVRAWKIQPLSAVFGVYVELIRNTPFLVQLFFIFFGLPSLGLQISEWQAAVLAMVINLGAYSTEIIRAGVQAIPRGQIEASAALAMTRFETFRHVVLVPALGKVWPALSSQIIIVMLGSAVCSQIATEELSFAANFIQSRNFRAFETYIITTLIYMCMALLVRQLLAWIGRRYIARTR, encoded by the coding sequence ATGGCTTATCAGTTCGACTTCATTCCGGTCCTGCAAAACACTGACCTGCTCCTGCGCGGCGCGCTGTTCACGCTGGAACTGACCGCCATCGGCACTCTGTTAGGCGTCAGTCTCGGCATAGTCGGGGCGGTGGTCAGAGCATGGAAAATCCAGCCGCTCTCGGCCGTTTTCGGTGTCTACGTCGAGCTGATCCGCAATACGCCGTTTCTGGTGCAGCTGTTTTTCATTTTCTTCGGGCTGCCGTCGCTGGGGCTGCAGATATCCGAGTGGCAGGCCGCCGTGCTGGCGATGGTCATCAACCTTGGCGCCTATTCGACAGAAATCATCCGTGCAGGTGTCCAGGCGATTCCCCGCGGCCAGATCGAGGCCTCGGCCGCGCTGGCGATGACTCGCTTCGAGACGTTTCGCCATGTCGTGCTGGTCCCGGCGCTGGGCAAGGTCTGGCCGGCGCTGAGCAGCCAGATCATCATCGTGATGCTGGGCTCGGCCGTCTGTTCGCAGATCGCCACCGAGGAGCTGAGCTTTGCCGCGAACTTCATTCAGTCGCGCAATTTCCGCGCGTTTGAGACGTACATCATCACCACGCTGATCTACATGTGCATGGCGCTGCTGGTGCGTCAGTTGCTGGCGTGGATCGGCCGACGCTACATCGCGAGGACCCGCTGA
- a CDS encoding transporter substrate-binding domain-containing protein, whose product MTQRYSALLAALFASLMLGQAPAHATGLDDVTARGTLKVAVPQDFPPFGSVGPDMKPRGLDIDTAQLIANQLKVKLELTPVNSTNRIPYLTTGKVDLVISSLGKNPDREKVIDFSRAYAPFYLAVFGPPEDAIKTVDDLKGKTISVTRGAIEDIELTAVAPKEATIKRFEDNNSTIAAYLAKQTDLIASGNVVMVAISEKNPKRIPELKVKLKDSPVYVGVNRGQPELLAKVNEILEAAKQDGSLEKNAQTWLKQPLPADL is encoded by the coding sequence ATGACCCAGCGTTACAGCGCCCTTCTCGCCGCCCTGTTTGCCAGCCTCATGCTCGGCCAGGCTCCCGCTCACGCTACCGGCCTGGATGATGTAACCGCCCGCGGCACGTTAAAAGTCGCCGTTCCGCAAGACTTCCCTCCCTTTGGCTCGGTCGGCCCCGACATGAAACCGCGCGGTCTGGACATCGACACCGCACAACTCATCGCCAATCAGTTGAAGGTCAAGCTTGAGCTGACGCCGGTCAACAGCACCAACCGCATCCCGTATCTGACTACTGGCAAGGTTGACCTGGTCATTTCCAGCCTCGGTAAAAACCCGGATCGCGAAAAGGTCATCGACTTCTCCCGCGCCTACGCACCGTTCTACCTCGCTGTGTTCGGTCCGCCGGAAGACGCGATCAAAACCGTGGACGACCTGAAGGGCAAAACCATCAGCGTGACCCGCGGCGCCATCGAGGACATTGAGCTGACCGCCGTCGCTCCGAAGGAAGCCACGATCAAACGCTTCGAAGACAACAACTCGACCATCGCGGCCTACCTGGCCAAGCAGACCGATCTGATCGCCAGCGGCAACGTGGTCATGGTCGCCATCAGCGAGAAGAACCCCAAGCGCATCCCTGAACTGAAAGTGAAGCTCAAGGACTCGCCGGTCTACGTCGGTGTGAACAGAGGTCAACCCGAGTTGCTCGCCAAAGTGAACGAGATTCTCGAAGCGGCGAAACAAGACGGCTCGCTGGAAAAGAACGCGCAGACCTGGCTCAAGCAGCCATTGCCTGCCGACCTCTGA
- the relB gene encoding type II toxin-antitoxin system RelB family antitoxin: MSARLSPLVSEFESEEQAARYDAWLRAKVQASLDDPRPNIAHSEAMAELKSRLAAKRDKRSDDR, translated from the coding sequence ATGAGTGCTCGGCTTTCTCCGCTTGTGTCGGAGTTCGAATCAGAGGAGCAGGCTGCGCGCTACGACGCCTGGCTGCGTGCAAAAGTGCAAGCTTCACTGGACGATCCAAGACCGAATATCGCCCACTCTGAAGCCATGGCCGAACTGAAATCGAGACTGGCCGCCAAGCGCGACAAGCGTAGCGATGATCGTTGA